A part of Setaria viridis chromosome 8, Setaria_viridis_v4.0, whole genome shotgun sequence genomic DNA contains:
- the LOC117866457 gene encoding LOW QUALITY PROTEIN: uncharacterized protein (The sequence of the model RefSeq protein was modified relative to this genomic sequence to represent the inferred CDS: inserted 1 base in 1 codon), whose protein sequence is MLSRYRRRHGRCLLLPRLPPFSTFTYLAPHPPPSATDAAPDYSPGGLDPASLPADDAIAALPSLADSAAALALFRRLAARPDLCRLMRLYATAATTFFARGNLPMAHEAMRTMVAAFAEAGRLREAAVMVLEMRSHGLPLCVETANWVLRVGLAHSWCFLLAREVFDRMTRSGGMRPDERSFRALVLGCCREGRFEEVDALLVAMRQKGFCLDNAMCTVAMRAFCQQGRFKDVSELFRRMWEMGTLPNMVNYTAWIDGLCKRGYVKQAFHVLEEMVGKGLKPNVYTHTSLIHGLCRIGWTERAFQLFLKLXKSSSYKPNVHTYTVMIGGYCKEGKLARAEMLLGRMVEQGLAPNTNTYTTLIDGHCKGGSFDRAFELMNKMKLEGFLPNIYTYNAIVGGLCRKGQIQEAYKVVRAATSQGLHPDKVTYTILITEHCKQGHIMYALRLFNRMAENGCHPDIGTYTTIIAAYCQQRQMEESQKLFEKCHAIGLVPTKQTYTSMIAGYCKVGKSTSALRMFERMVQHGCLPDSITYGALISGLCKESRLEEARALYESMLDKHLVPCDVTRVTLAFEYCRKEKISIAVSMLDRLDKRQQAHTADALVRKLSAADNLDAASLFLKNVLEKHYTVDHLTYTSFINSCYNSNRYALASEISEKISKRISNFHQKDATTIA, encoded by the exons ATGCTCTCTCGCTACCGCCGCCGTCacggccgctgcctcctcctccccagacTACCGCCATTCTCCACCTTCACCTACCTAGCCCCACATCCCCCACCCTCCGCCACTGATGCCGCCCCCGATTACTCCCCCGGCGGTCTCGACCCCGCGTCCCTCCCCGCGGACGACGCCATCGCTGCGCTCCCGTCCCTCGCGGACTCCGCGGCGGCTCTGGCGCTCTTCCGCCGCCTGGCAGCCCGCCCGGACCTCTGCCGCCTCATGCGGCTCTacgccacggccgccaccaccttctTCGCGCGGGGGAACCTCCCCATGGCGCACGAGGCCATGCGCACGATGGTCGCCGCCTTCGCGGAGGCCGGGCGGCTCCGGGAGGCCGCAGTCATGGTGCTCGAGATGCGGAGCCACGGGCTCCCGCTCTGCGTCGAGACGGCCAACTGGGTGCTCCGCGTCGGGCTGGCGCACTCCTGGTGCTTTCTGCTCGCGCGCGAGGTGTTCGACAGAATGACGCGGAGCGGCGGGATGCGCCCCGACGAGCGCAGCTTTCGGGCGCTGGTCCTCGGGTGCTGCCGGGAGGGGCGCTTTGAGGAGGTCGACGCCTTGCTGGTGGCGATGCGGCAGAAAGGGTTCTGCCTGGACAACGCGATGTGCACGGTGGCCATGCGCGCGTTCTGCCAGCAGGGACGGTTCAAGGATGTGTCGGAGCTGTTCAGGAGGATGTGGGAAATGGGAACGCTGCCGAACATGGTGAACTACACCGCGTGGATTGATGGCCTGTGCAAGAGAGGCTACGTCAAGCAGGCGTTCCATGTGCTGGAGGAGATGGTTGGGAAGGGGTTGAAGCCAAATGTGTACACGCACACGTCGCTGATACATGGGCTATGCAGGATTGGGTGGACAGAGCGGGCGTTCCAGCTGTTCTTGAAGT TTAAGAGTAGCTCGTACAAGCCGAATGTGCATACATACACTGTGATGATCGGAGGGTACTGCAAAGAGGGGAAGCTTGCTCGAGCTGAGATGCTGTTGGGCAGGATGGTTGAGCAGGGACTGGCGCCAAACACAAACACATACACTACACTGATCGATGGTCACTGCAAAGGAGGCAGCTTTGATCGTGCCTTTGAGCTCATGAATAAGATGAAGCTGGAAGGTTTCCTGCCCAATATTTATACATATAATGCTATTGTTGGTGGTTTGTGCAGAAAAGGACAGATTCAAGAAGCTTACAAGGTTGTCCGAGCGGCAACTAGTCAGGGGCTGCATCCTGATAAGGTGACATATACTATACTGATAACTGAGCACTGCAAACAGGGCCACATCATGTATGCCCTACGGTTGTTCAACAGGATGGCAGAAAATGGTTGCCATCCGGATATAGGCACATACACCACCATCATTGCTGCATATTGCCAGCAAAGGCAAATGGAAGAAAGTCAGAAGCTGTTTGAGAAATGCCATGCTATAGGATTAGTGCCAACCAAACAAACGTATACTTCAATGATTGCCGGATACTGTAAAGTTGGGAAATCAACCTCGGCTCTGAGAATGTTTGAGAGAATGGTTCAACATGGATGCCTTCCTGACTCTATAACTTACGGGGCCCTAATAAGTGGGTTATGCAAGGAGTCCAGACTAGAGGAAGCACGGGCATTATATGAGAGCATGCTTGATAAACATTTGGTTCCATGTGATGTAACTCGTGTCACTTTAGCTTTTGAATATTGCAGGAAGGAGAAGATAAGCATTGCGGTATCCATGTTGGATAGACTGGACAAACGGCAACAGGCTCACACAGCAGATGCACTTGTTAGAAAGCTCAGCGCCGCGGACAATTTGGATGCTGCTAGTCTTTTCCTTAAAAATGTTCTGGAGAAGCATTACACTGTTGACCATCTAACTTATACAAGCTTCATCAATTCATGCTATAACAGCAATAGATATGCCCTAGCTTCTGAAATATCTGAAAAGATCTCGAAGAGGATCTCTAACTTTCATCAAAAGGATGCCACAACCATTGCTTGA